The genomic region TGCGCAAGAAAGTAATGTAGGCGAGCAGTCCGCTCGTATCGCCTATTATTATCCGTCTAACTAAACACATAATATTGTAGATTATCTATCAAAAAACTTATATGTTTGGGCTGTATATTGATAGTGGGGCCAACGCCAGTGTCTGCCAACCTGGTTTCCCCACTCTCCGTTTTACGAGTGCCTGGATCGACGGATACAGCGTCGCGAGACAAGTCATTCCGCAAGAAGGTAGGATATCGGGGCCGTCGGTGCGGCCCGGATACCGGAGTGGATCTCCTGCCTAACCGTGATGCTCGCACCAATGGGTATACGTGAGCTTACGATGTCTTACACCAGAGCCACGCTGATATACCCGAACCAGTCTGTGGCCGCCCCGCTGCTGGAGAGACGTGGTAGTGACGGCAGACGAACTCCCGGATACGTATCACGAGGACTGCTATCCCCTCACTCAGGTCAGCAACGGAATGGTGGGCAGCCGGGGGGAGTGGCGTGCAACGCACCATTCGAAGTCGTCATCCACGACGACAGGTTCTGGACTCGGGCCAATCGATGATCTGAATCGGATTCAAGGGGGAAATGGAGCGAGGACCAGAACCCACCTACCGGTACACAGTTGGTAACAAAAACAGTTGTGATATCGGCTTGCAGTCTATCGGTTCTGTGATTGTTGCGCGGCCACGAACGCTCTCTCGGAAGGCAAATTATTCAGCCGACTGTCAGCGAGCCCGTCGCAATTACGACACTGAGGTAGTCTCATTCAGAAACCGATTCACAATGGGAGAGTCAAACAGTAGTTCTCAACCTCGGGCGCCAGTGAGATGATCTGTTCTCGGCGCTCTAATTCACGGCGACGTGTCTCGATTCGCTCTTCGAGCTGTGCAAGTCGCTCCTGTTGGCCACGGATCGCGATGTCCATATCCGAGCCGGCGTCGGATTTGCGCTCGTACTCCTCGATGAAGGCCTCGATCCGTTCTCGTTCCGCCTGTGCATACTCCTCGAGATTTTCCAACTCCTGGGCAGTCTCCTTGTGACGTTTCTCCTGAAGATGGTTCTTGATCTCGTTGACACGCACGCTCACGTACCGGTCAGCGGCCGCCCGTAAGTCGGATTGAGCGTCGAGAACCGTTCGCAAGTCGTCGACGTCGGGCTTTGCTGCTACCGAGTCGCCTTCGACGACACGTTCACCAAGCGCCTGCTGAGCGTCCCCTTGCGTCGCATCCACGAAGACGGGGATGGTCTCCTCACGAATCACATCGCCAGTGCCGTCCTCGAACGCCACGCGATAGTTGTAGGTGATCCCCGGCGTGTCGACGAACGGCAGCAGTTTGAGTCCGACCGCACCGCGCTCGTCCTCCAACACGCGTGCCATGAGCCGTTGCAGGACGTCCGTGTCCGGAGCGAGGTAGGTGATGTCCTCGTGATCCATCGCGAAGTCGCGGTCGAACGTGAACGGGCCGAACGTCGCATCTTGGCCGGGCGAATTGATCCCATCAGGCAACTCGGCTTGATAGAGGTTGGTACCGCGTTTCTCGAATTCGCCTCCGAAGGCTTCGACTGCTCGCTCGAAGAACTCGCGAATGTCTCCCTCGCTTCCGTAGACGTCCGCTGACTCGTCGACGACCTCCTGAATCTGCCGGCGACTCTCCGCGTCGAACGTGCTCGTATCGACGAGGCTCCGCTCGTACCACTCCTCAAGCGTCCGCTGGCGCTCCTCGATCAGCTCCTCGAGTTCCGCTTTGGTCGCACTCGGCGGGTCGTCGTTCTCGATGGACTCCATGATGAGCGCATCCACGTCGATGTCGTCGAGGATGCCAAGCACGTCCGCTGTGTTTCCGAGCTGGGAGCGGATCTCCTCGACCTTGGTCTGGAGCATTTCGAAGATTTCGCTCTCGCGGGTGTCGTCGAAGAGGAAGTTCCAGACCTTGACCTCCTCTTCCTGTCCGTAGCGATGGATGCGTCCGATCCGCTGTTCGAGGCGGTTCGGGTTCCACGGAAGCTCGTAGTTAGCCATGATGTGACAGCTGTGCTGGAGATCGATCCCCTCACTCGCTGCATCGGTCGCGAACAGGAGTCGTGACTGCCCGTGATTGAACTCGTCTTCGATCCGGGTCCGTTCGTCCTTGTCAACGTCGCCGTGAATCACCAGAATCTCGTCGGCCCACGGCTCGTCCTGCACGAATTCGAGAAGGTAGTCCAGCGTATCGCGGTACTCCGTGAACAACAGGAGTTTCTCGTCCGGCTGTTCCTCGAGGAGTTGGGAGATGAACCGTCTGACTTTCTGGGCCTTGGAGTCGACCGGTAGATCCTCCGCCAGCGACACGAGGTCGCGGAGCGTATCGATCTCCTCTTGGAGTTGTTCGTCGGTACTGGTGACGGTCAGACCGGCGATCTCGTCTTCCGCGTGTTGCTTGTCGTCCTCGTCTAGATCCTCGCCGTCGAGATAGGCTCGTGCTTCCTCGGAAAGACCGTCTGTCTCTGCCTCTTCGTCGAGAAGGTCGTCCAGTCGTCGTCGGAGCGTCGCGTGAATCGCGCCGACGCTGCTCACCAGTCGTTTCTGCATGAGCGCCATCGCGAACCCGACCGCGGGTTCGTTCAGCTTCTCCGAGCGGTTGTAGACGTTTTTCACGTAGTCGGTGACAGCCCGGTAGAACTGTCGTTCGTCGTGGGTCATCGAGACCGATACCGAGTTGACCTCGCGGTCCGGGAAGACGCGTTCACCGTCCTCGTCGTAGATGTCGGTCTTCCCGCGACGGATCATGACGCGGTCGACTGTTTCCTGTGAGAGTTCCTGGTTTTCGGCGACGAGGAACGGATCGATGTACTCCACGAGCGAGCGGAACGCCTCGCCCTTCCCGTCGTGTGGCGTCGCGCTGAGAAGCAGCAACGAGTCGGAGTTCCCCGTGACGGCGTCAATCATCCGTGCCGTCTTGCTCGGTGAGTCCCCCCGCTTTGCAGCCTTGTGGGCCTCGTCGACCACGACGACGTCCCAGAACGCGTCCCGGAGTGCAGGCCGGAACTCGTCCTGCCGCAGGAACGCCATGCTGGTGACGAGCCGTTGCTGGTCTTGGGCCCAGATGTTAGCCTCCTCGCCGAGCCGTCGGCGCTCACCTTCCACCCACGCGCGGTCTGCCACGGTCAGGTCGATGTCGAAGAAGCGGTCCATATCCCGGATCCATTTCTTCTGGAGGTGGGCGGGAACGACGAACAGGACGCGGTCAGCGCGATTCCGTGCAGCGAGTTCCTTGAGGACGAGGCCCGCCTCTATCGTTTTCCCGAGCCCGACGTCGTCACCGATAAGCGCCCGCTGCCGGAGCTTCTGCATCACCCAGTTTACGGCGTCAAGCTGATACGGTTCGAGCCGAACGAGCGAGTTCGAGATGCTCAGGAGCTGTCCCTGTTCGTGAGCGAGTTTGAGCTTCGTCGCCTGCGTCCGGAGGTCGAACCACTGCGCCGCGACCGCATCGTGATCCGGATGAAGGTCGTCGATTCGCTGGTTGGCCAGTTCCTCGATTCCGGACTGCTGTGGCTGAATCTCTACATCGTCGAGACAGACAGTCTTGACGCCTTCCCCCTCGATATACGCTCTCAAATATTCGATCTCGCCGACTGTCTGTGTTTTGATGACTTCAGCCGGTGTTCCGTTGAGAAGGACTCGTTGCCCGGACGAGAATGAAGAATCCGTCATCGAGTGCTACGTGTTCCAAAACGGCATAGACTCTTGAACCTTGTCAGCCACCTCCTCTGACGGAGATCGGTTCCCCACCGCCTCAGAGTACGTTGTCCGCCACCACTTCCGGGACGATGTCTTGCTCGGCGAGCGGCGTGATGTTGATCGCGACGCCGTGTTTGTGGGTGGGCTGGTAGCCCGCGGTCACGACTTCTGAGAGCGCCCGTTCCTCCCAATCGCCGGAGATATCGGTCGCAACCTCGTCGCAGTTTGCAGCGATTTCGTCGGCCAGTTGCCGATACTCGTCAACGTCGGCCGCGAGTTCTGCGAGCAGTCGCTGCCGCTCGGCGACGCCGGTGTCTCCGATCTGTGACTGCTCGGCATCCTCGAACTGTTCGAAGTAGTACGTCATGAACAGGATCCCGTTGCTCGCGTAGTGGGAGGAGCCGACGAGATCGTCGTAGTACTCGAAGAGGTCGTAGAGATGTGCTTCGACGGGTTCGGAGCCGTCTTCGGCGTACGCTTCGAAGGCAGTCTGTAGGTCGTCGAGCGCATCGACCCACTCGTCTTTGTTCTCCTGTACCGTCTCGTAGAACGAGGGACTGAACAGGTCTGCCATATCTACGTCCTTCAGGTCGGCGAGGGTTTCGAGAGTGTCTAGCCGTGATGCTGTCCGCTCCCGGAACTCCGCCACGCGTTCGGCCGCCTCGGCCGCGCGTTCCTGATTCACGCTGGGCCAGTCACGCGGGGTGGCCTGCGAAAGGTCGCCAAGCCGTTCTTCGAACGCGCTGAGCTGTTCGAGGGCGCTCTCACACTGGTCGTACTCTTCGGCGGCGTCGGCTCGCTCAGTGGTCGAGAGCGATTCGTCGTTCCGACGGCTGTTTGCCGCCGCCTGGCGTTCGCGGAGGTGCGTCCGCCGCGGTTCGAGATACTGGTTCTGCAGTCGGTCGAAGATGCTCGCGTCCAACTGATGGTAATCGACGAGACAGCCGAAGCCCTCGCCCGTGGCGTCGGAAACGAGTCGCTCGGTCGAAAGCCGCCAGAGGATCGGCGTTCGGTCGAACTCCGCGACGTGGTACTCGAACAGGTCGTTTTCGAGCCACGCCCGAAGGTTCGGGTACGCTTCGTCGCTCGCGTTGCGGTTCCCGAGTACCGCGTCGGCTTCCGCGAGGCGGTCGGTCGCGTGCTCGCCCCAGACACGTTCGAACTCCGCCTCGATGTGGGTCAGAAGGTCGTCCGTGCCGTCGATTTCGGAAAGCGGGATAATGCCGTCATCGGTGTCGTTGATCGCTCGGAGCGTGAAGTGGAGAAGGAGGTCTTTGACCTGTTCCGGGAAGTCGCTAGACGGCTCTGAGATGGCCGCTGGAGCATACACTTCCTGTTCGCGTGGATCTTCGATGGTTCGGAGCGCGATCTCCTGAAGGATCGTTTCGCGTTGCCCGTCGGTGATGTCGAAGCAATCGAAGACGGCATCGTCGATGTCGTTCGCACAGGACTGGAGGGTTTGCTCGACTCGCGCCAAGTGTTTCGCGGCGGCAGTTCCGACCTGATTGAGCGAGTCTGCCGTGGACACAGTTTGTGTCGGGCTATCGAGCGAAAGTTCGTCCCGAAGCTCGCGGTGTGGATGATCGTACTGCGGTAGCGGGTCATCGACACCGAGTGCATCGAGCAGGACAGGCCCATCGTAATGCGGCGACACGAAGTCGTACTGCCGCTTCGAGATGAGGTGCCCGACGGCTTCCCGGGCGAGGGTCGCCAGTTCGTCGATCTCTTCGAGTTCTGTCCGCCACGGGACTTTCGAGACGAACCCGACTTCCCACATTCGCTCGGAGGTCTGTGCAAGCATCAGATACGTGAATAGATGGCTATTCGTGTACGAGAGAGCGTTCCAGATAGCCCGATCCGGAATCAGAACCGAGCCCTTGTGACCGAAGACGGACGAATCGTGGAGATACCCGAACCTCCGACCGCTTCGCTTTGCGACGGTGTACGTTAATGATTCGTTGAAGTAGGCGTCTGTATTGCGGGGGTAGGATTTCGGGTATCTATCGACTTCCGTCCCGTCTTCTCCCCAGAGGAGGGTGTTCTTTATTCGAGGCAAAAGCCACGCATCAGCGCCCCCCTTCGCAAACGGCACCCATTCAGCGCCCCTGTCTTCCCAGAACTTATGCACGAACCGGGAATCGTCTGCGGTTGCGGTACCCTGTTTGATGTCTCCAAGCGTCTCCCGGTCCTCTAAGCCCGCATTATCCGCGTCGAGAACGGTATCGGACTGATAGATGCTTCGCAGGCCTCGTGGCACCCAATAAGAAAGCGGCGTGCCGGGAACCATCGCAAACTCGGACAGGTCTCGGTGATAGAGTCGCTTGACACCGGTTTCAGACCCCTCGAAAGACGCGCGGATGAATTCCCCTTCCTTCTCACCCTTTGCAACATCCGGGAGGCGGATGAACGTCCCTGTCTGCCCGCTGTCTGCCTCGGAGCGAACAACTGTCCCGACAGTGCCGACGGTCGCGTTGTCGAGGATGTCGTACCCGAACTCTGAGAAGAAGTCGAACGCACCTCTCCCACCGACGAAATCCTCCCGGAAGGTCTGGAAGGACTTGTTGAACATGAACGACCACGGAACGAGCATCCCCGTGCGTCCGTCGGCTTTGGCCAGCCGATCACACGCCTCGAAGAAGTTGATGTAGTACTCCGTCGTATATTTGTAATTCTCGTTCTCTTCGACGTATTCCTGCACGGTGTCCGGCATTCGTCCCCCCGAACCATACGGCGGGTTCATAAGCGCCACGTCGTACGATTGGCTTAACACTACCAGCAGATTCAGGAAACTCTTGAGGTTCTGTTCGCCGAACGAATCTGACGAGCGCTCACCAACGGCTTCTCGAAGTGCCTTCAAGAAGGAGTTCAGCGACTGGTGTGTTCCGTCGCCCCAGTCCGAGAGGTCCGTCTGACCGCTCTCGAACACGTCTTCGAGCGTCCCGCTCACGTCCAGCAGGCTCCCGAGGGCTTCCGTGTGCTGGAACGTGTCGATGATCTCTCCCAGCGCAGCACGCAGGTCCGTTCCCTCGCCGGTAATGTCGTCCAGCACTTCTGCGCCTTCCTCAACGTCCGCCACGCGGGCGTCCGCACAGACGATGTCGACGCTGGGCATCTCGAACTGGCCGTCTTCCGCTTCGGTACGTGTTCTGGCCTTCAGATACAGATTGAACGCCGAGAGCTGACACGAGCGCAGGTCGATGTCGACGCCGTAGAGGTTGTGCTCCAGCACCTTCGCCGGGATCTCGGCTCGGTCGAGATCGGTTTCGGCCCACCAGATGCGCTCCAGTACGTCGAACGCATAGAGGAGGAAATGGCCGCTCCCACAGGCCGGGTCGATGACCCGCAGTTCCGACGGATGATCGAACTCCGGTGCATCGCCGGCCTCCTCGTCAGGGATAAGGTACGTACAGAGTTCGGGAACGGACGGGCTGTCCTCCGGCGTGACCAAGCGCTCTTTTCGCTCTTCGGGGCTGAGAGCGTCCGGATTCGGAACGGCGTCTTCCTGCTCAGTCGCTTCGAGATAGAGTTTGCCGAGGGAGTTGTCGGTGAGCATTCGGACGACCCAATGGGGCGTGTAGAACTGGTTCGCCGGTCCCACGTCCTCCGGTTCGAGCGTGTTCTTCGCGTCGAGCGCCTCGACAACGGGACGGTTGTAGTACTCGTACACCCAGCCCAGCACGTCGTCGGCCCGCCAGACTTCGTCGGGGACCTCGTCCAGCATTCCGCAGAGATCTTCGTAGGTGTCGTCGTCGGGGTCGATCAGGCTGTAGGCGGTCGAGCGGTCGAAGAGGATCTCGATCTCCGCGGCCAGTTTGTCGCACGCGTTCCGATAGGCTTCGAGGACGGCCTCCTCTTCCAGCATGAACTCCTCGGTGACAAGCCGGTCAGCGGCCGGGGTGAGGCCGTCGTCGCGGAAGGCCGTCACTTCGTCGTCGATGAAGTCCCGGACCTCCATGCAGCGAAGCGCGGCCAGCCGATTGACGACCGTGTAGCCGACGCCCGTAATGTACTGTTCGTGGGCCTCCTCCCAATCGTGGCCATCGGCGGCTTCGAGTTCGATAGCTTCCACGAGGGTTTCCTGCGTCTCGCTCAGGGACGCGTCATCAGGACGGTCTGCCAGATCAGACGCTTCGAGCTGGTAGCGAACGTTCGCCTCGATACGGTCTCGCATCTCGGTGACGACCGCTTCGAGGTGTTCGCGCTCTTCCTTGTCGAGTTGCGCCTTTCGGGGGGCCAGAGCGTTCCCATCCATATGAGAGTCAGTGATATTCTCCCAGTACAACTGTGGTCTCTTGAATATTGCCCCATCGCGATGGCTCGACCAGGACAGCTACCCCTGCGTGATGCTGATGAAATCGAGCACGAACTCCTGTGGGAGCAGGCCACCGTGGTAGAACCGTGCGTCCCCGAGGCCCTGCTTTTTGAACCGCTTGAGCGGGCTCGCCAGGACGCTGACGTTGGCATCGAGATACCCCAGCCGGGAGCTGGAGTCGAGTAACACGCCGGGCGAATCCTCGTCCACGTCCTCCCCAGCGATCCATCGGCGTCCGGAGTCGGACGCTTCCGCTGGCCGAGAAATCTTCTCCGGCGACGCGCTGTCCGGGAGCAGGACGAACCCGTGGTCGGTCAGCACGTAGGCCTGGTCCCACTCTCCCTGTTCGAGCTTCGTCCCGATGAACTCCGCGAGCGAGTCGACGCGTCGGGCCAGCATCGCCTCGAGGTCGCTGAGTTCCTTCTCGCCAATGTCGTCGAGGTCGTTTTTGAAGTAGGCGACGCGCGTCGACTGCCAGCCGTCCTCGGTGTCGCGAGTGACCGTCCAGCCGTCGCCGCCCAACAGCGAGTTCCGCCGGTTCGTGTTCACCTTTCGGTTGTTTCGAAGGGGCTGTAACTCGCCGTCGACCAGCGAGACGTCGAACATCTGGATCTCGCCCGGCGTGAGTGCGGCCTTCCCGAACTCGGTCTCCGAGGGCAGCGTCCCGAGCCAGACGTCTTCGTCGACGGCGAACTCGGGGGCGTCGGCCGGGAGCGTCGCCACGTAGTCGCGCAACTCGTCCGCGAGCCGGCGCGCGAGGTCGAGTCGGAGGGCGTCGATGACAAACAGTGCGACCGTCTGGCCGCTTTCGAGGCCGGCGGACTCCTTCGTGAAGAACTGATAGGAGTGGTCCTCGTCGACGAACGGAGCGCCGGCCTCGACAGTTTCGGTGACGCGGTCGCCGAGGGCTTCGAGGTACTCGACGTATTCCGACTGGAGCTGGGTGCGGAGGTCGTCAAGGGTATCGACGGCAGGATGGTCGGCAGGGAGGTCGGACTCGGGCGCGCCGGCGACGACGAGGCTGAGCATCGCGTTGTCGATCTGCCACGTTCCGTCGTCCGGATCAGCGTACAGCGAGACGACGTCGTCGGTGGCCCTCTCGTCCCACGTCTCGAGTTGGTGTGCGAGGCGGGCGACCTCCGCGGCCTGCTCCCACGTCTGCGTCCACGGACTGTCCGGGCCGTAGGCACCGCGGTAGGTGCCACGGAAGTCCTCGCTGCCAAGGAGGGCGTCGTACCGCTCCGCCGCGCGCTCGAGACACGTCTCGTAGTCGCCGGCGTCGAAGGACGCGTGCCACTCCTCCCAGAGACGACGTTCGAGCGCGGCGTCAACGAGACAGTCCGCGAGGTCCCACGGGTCGTCGACGGCCGCGACGACGTCGGGCCAGGTCGCTTCGCCGAGGTAGCGGTCGGCGAGGAGACCGGCCGAGGTGGTGTTGTTCAACAGCGACTTGAGTTCGGGGAGGTCGTGATCGCCGGCCGTCTCGGCGCGGCACTCCGTCGGGAACCGTTCGGCGTCGACACCGGCGTGGATCAGCCACTCGGCGACGGCCCACCGACGCGTCGCCGCGACGATCCCCGCGGGTTCGTCCTCGCTGGCGACCGCGTCGACGCCCTCGCTGGTCAGCAAGTCCTGCATCTGCTCGATGGTTCCGGGGCTGTCGTCGATATCGCCCCAGCCGTTCTCCAGCACGAACGCGACCGGGTCGGTGTAGCCGCCGGTGACGATCCGCGTGCGGAGCTGTTCGAGCGTCGGGAGCTGGCCGCCGGTGAGCTGGTCGTGGAGAATCCGCGCGATCTCGCGGCGCTTTGTGGGGTCGTCCGCCTGCGTCGCGGTTTTCAGCTCCCACGCGTCGAGTTGCCCGCGCTCGAACGCGTGGACGGTGAGGTCTTCGATGCTCATCTCCACGTCGCCGCCGGTGTGCTCGACGTCGCGG from Haloarcula hispanica ATCC 33960 harbors:
- a CDS encoding helicase-related protein encodes the protein MTDSSFSSGQRVLLNGTPAEVIKTQTVGEIEYLRAYIEGEGVKTVCLDDVEIQPQQSGIEELANQRIDDLHPDHDAVAAQWFDLRTQATKLKLAHEQGQLLSISNSLVRLEPYQLDAVNWVMQKLRQRALIGDDVGLGKTIEAGLVLKELAARNRADRVLFVVPAHLQKKWIRDMDRFFDIDLTVADRAWVEGERRRLGEEANIWAQDQQRLVTSMAFLRQDEFRPALRDAFWDVVVVDEAHKAAKRGDSPSKTARMIDAVTGNSDSLLLLSATPHDGKGEAFRSLVEYIDPFLVAENQELSQETVDRVMIRRGKTDIYDEDGERVFPDREVNSVSVSMTHDERQFYRAVTDYVKNVYNRSEKLNEPAVGFAMALMQKRLVSSVGAIHATLRRRLDDLLDEEAETDGLSEEARAYLDGEDLDEDDKQHAEDEIAGLTVTSTDEQLQEEIDTLRDLVSLAEDLPVDSKAQKVRRFISQLLEEQPDEKLLLFTEYRDTLDYLLEFVQDEPWADEILVIHGDVDKDERTRIEDEFNHGQSRLLFATDAASEGIDLQHSCHIMANYELPWNPNRLEQRIGRIHRYGQEEEVKVWNFLFDDTRESEIFEMLQTKVEEIRSQLGNTADVLGILDDIDVDALIMESIENDDPPSATKAELEELIEERQRTLEEWYERSLVDTSTFDAESRRQIQEVVDESADVYGSEGDIREFFERAVEAFGGEFEKRGTNLYQAELPDGINSPGQDATFGPFTFDRDFAMDHEDITYLAPDTDVLQRLMARVLEDERGAVGLKLLPFVDTPGITYNYRVAFEDGTGDVIREETIPVFVDATQGDAQQALGERVVEGDSVAAKPDVDDLRTVLDAQSDLRAAADRYVSVRVNEIKNHLQEKRHKETAQELENLEEYAQAERERIEAFIEEYERKSDAGSDMDIAIRGQQERLAQLEERIETRRRELERREQIISLAPEVENYCLTLPL
- the pglX gene encoding BREX-5 system adenine-specific DNA-methyltransferase PglX, which encodes MDGNALAPRKAQLDKEEREHLEAVVTEMRDRIEANVRYQLEASDLADRPDDASLSETQETLVEAIELEAADGHDWEEAHEQYITGVGYTVVNRLAALRCMEVRDFIDDEVTAFRDDGLTPAADRLVTEEFMLEEEAVLEAYRNACDKLAAEIEILFDRSTAYSLIDPDDDTYEDLCGMLDEVPDEVWRADDVLGWVYEYYNRPVVEALDAKNTLEPEDVGPANQFYTPHWVVRMLTDNSLGKLYLEATEQEDAVPNPDALSPEERKERLVTPEDSPSVPELCTYLIPDEEAGDAPEFDHPSELRVIDPACGSGHFLLYAFDVLERIWWAETDLDRAEIPAKVLEHNLYGVDIDLRSCQLSAFNLYLKARTRTEAEDGQFEMPSVDIVCADARVADVEEGAEVLDDITGEGTDLRAALGEIIDTFQHTEALGSLLDVSGTLEDVFESGQTDLSDWGDGTHQSLNSFLKALREAVGERSSDSFGEQNLKSFLNLLVVLSQSYDVALMNPPYGSGGRMPDTVQEYVEENENYKYTTEYYINFFEACDRLAKADGRTGMLVPWSFMFNKSFQTFREDFVGGRGAFDFFSEFGYDILDNATVGTVGTVVRSEADSGQTGTFIRLPDVAKGEKEGEFIRASFEGSETGVKRLYHRDLSEFAMVPGTPLSYWVPRGLRSIYQSDTVLDADNAGLEDRETLGDIKQGTATADDSRFVHKFWEDRGAEWVPFAKGGADAWLLPRIKNTLLWGEDGTEVDRYPKSYPRNTDAYFNESLTYTVAKRSGRRFGYLHDSSVFGHKGSVLIPDRAIWNALSYTNSHLFTYLMLAQTSERMWEVGFVSKVPWRTELEEIDELATLAREAVGHLISKRQYDFVSPHYDGPVLLDALGVDDPLPQYDHPHRELRDELSLDSPTQTVSTADSLNQVGTAAAKHLARVEQTLQSCANDIDDAVFDCFDITDGQRETILQEIALRTIEDPREQEVYAPAAISEPSSDFPEQVKDLLLHFTLRAINDTDDGIIPLSEIDGTDDLLTHIEAEFERVWGEHATDRLAEADAVLGNRNASDEAYPNLRAWLENDLFEYHVAEFDRTPILWRLSTERLVSDATGEGFGCLVDYHQLDASIFDRLQNQYLEPRRTHLRERQAAANSRRNDESLSTTERADAAEEYDQCESALEQLSAFEERLGDLSQATPRDWPSVNQERAAEAAERVAEFRERTASRLDTLETLADLKDVDMADLFSPSFYETVQENKDEWVDALDDLQTAFEAYAEDGSEPVEAHLYDLFEYYDDLVGSSHYASNGILFMTYYFEQFEDAEQSQIGDTGVAERQRLLAELAADVDEYRQLADEIAANCDEVATDISGDWEERALSEVVTAGYQPTHKHGVAINITPLAEQDIVPEVVADNVL
- the pglZ gene encoding BREX-5 system phosphatase PglZ, which translates into the protein MQAKQTLPEAAKDTIRKKFDRAESADPIVLWWDDGNYLEDIIEQACDELGVHLKVAEETPLELRANPVDGEQVWYVPHVKEPEDAEGDFDWFRDVEHTGGDVEMSIEDLTVHAFERGQLDAWELKTATQADDPTKRREIARILHDQLTGGQLPTLEQLRTRIVTGGYTDPVAFVLENGWGDIDDSPGTIEQMQDLLTSEGVDAVASEDEPAGIVAATRRWAVAEWLIHAGVDAERFPTECRAETAGDHDLPELKSLLNNTTSAGLLADRYLGEATWPDVVAAVDDPWDLADCLVDAALERRLWEEWHASFDAGDYETCLERAAERYDALLGSEDFRGTYRGAYGPDSPWTQTWEQAAEVARLAHQLETWDERATDDVVSLYADPDDGTWQIDNAMLSLVVAGAPESDLPADHPAVDTLDDLRTQLQSEYVEYLEALGDRVTETVEAGAPFVDEDHSYQFFTKESAGLESGQTVALFVIDALRLDLARRLADELRDYVATLPADAPEFAVDEDVWLGTLPSETEFGKAALTPGEIQMFDVSLVDGELQPLRNNRKVNTNRRNSLLGGDGWTVTRDTEDGWQSTRVAYFKNDLDDIGEKELSDLEAMLARRVDSLAEFIGTKLEQGEWDQAYVLTDHGFVLLPDSASPEKISRPAEASDSGRRWIAGEDVDEDSPGVLLDSSSRLGYLDANVSVLASPLKRFKKQGLGDARFYHGGLLPQEFVLDFISITQG